From Mumia sp. ZJ1417:
TCCCAGGCAACCACGACCCCCTCGACGCCGCGTCGATCTACGACTCCCAGGCCTTCCGAGATCGTGTGCCCGATCACGTCCACGTGCTGCGCGACAGTGCGCCCTACGCGGTGGTCGAGGGGGTCGAGATCGTCGGCGCCCCCTGGTTCAGCAAGCACCCGACACGCGACCTGGTGGCGGACGCGTGCGCGGGGCTGCTCCCTGCGCCCGAGGGGCTCGTACGGGTCGTCGCCGGACACGGCGCCGCCAGCACGCTCAACCCTGATCGCGACGCGCTCGCGGCGATCGAGGTCCCTGCGCTCCTCAAGGCTCTCGACACCGGCTGTGTGCACGTGGCCGTGCTGGGCGACCGGCACTCGACCACCGAGGTCGAGGACCGCATCTGGTACGCAGGTGCGCCCGAGGTCACCTCGCGCCGCGAGAGCGACCCCGGCAACGTCCTCGTCATCGATGTGGACGCCTCCTCGGGGGCGCTCACGGTCGAGCGCGAGCACGTCGGCCGGTGGCGGTTCGAGGTCGTGGACGCGCCGTTGTCGTCGCGCGACGACGTCGACATGCTGGCCGAGCGGCTGCAAGAGATGCCCGACAAGGAGCGAACGGCGGTCTGGCTGACCCTGAGCGGCACGCTGTCCACCGCAGAGATGGCCCACCTCGAGGGCGTGCTGGAGGAGGCGAGCGACCTCTTCGCGCGCCTCGACGCCTGGGAGCGTCACACCGATCTCGCGGTCCTCCCCGACGGCCACGACTTCGCCGACCTCGGCCTGAGCGGCTTCGCGCAGGAGGCCCTCGACGAGCTCGTCGAGGGCGCCACGTCCGGCGAGGCGGGCGCCACGGTCGCGCAAGACGCGCTGGGCCTCCTCTATCGACTTGCGGGTGCTGGTCGATGAGACTCGTGCGGGTGAC
This genomic window contains:
- a CDS encoding metallophosphoesterase; translated protein: MRFVATADWQLGMTAHYLDDEARPRFQQARLDAVRRIGAVAEERGAAFVVVCGDVFESNQLDRAIVARTFEVLRSFTVPVVLLPGNHDPLDAASIYDSQAFRDRVPDHVHVLRDSAPYAVVEGVEIVGAPWFSKHPTRDLVADACAGLLPAPEGLVRVVAGHGAASTLNPDRDALAAIEVPALLKALDTGCVHVAVLGDRHSTTEVEDRIWYAGAPEVTSRRESDPGNVLVIDVDASSGALTVEREHVGRWRFEVVDAPLSSRDDVDMLAERLQEMPDKERTAVWLTLSGTLSTAEMAHLEGVLEEASDLFARLDAWERHTDLAVLPDGHDFADLGLSGFAQEALDELVEGATSGEAGATVAQDALGLLYRLAGAGR